In Polaromonas sp. JS666, one genomic interval encodes:
- a CDS encoding FMN-dependent NADH-azoreductase, which produces MSKLLHIDSSILGGNSVSRQLTAQIVASWRASNPGTEVSYLDLAVESPSHLSAESLGFRAPAGTELNDVQKRENAVSEALVSQFLASDVVVIGAPLYNFAIPTQLKSWIDRVAQVGRTFSYTEKGPVGLAGGKTVIIASTRGGVYSTSEAMRALEHQESYLQTIFGFFGITDVRFVRAEGLAMGEGAKAAALAAAEVEIKAQTTVAANQPLAALAA; this is translated from the coding sequence ATGAGCAAACTGCTTCACATCGACTCCAGCATTCTTGGCGGCAACTCGGTTTCCCGCCAACTCACGGCGCAAATCGTCGCTTCGTGGCGCGCCAGCAACCCCGGCACCGAAGTCAGCTACCTGGACCTGGCGGTGGAATCCCCCAGCCACCTGTCGGCCGAATCCCTCGGCTTTCGGGCCCCCGCTGGTACAGAGCTGAACGACGTGCAAAAACGTGAAAACGCCGTTTCCGAAGCGCTGGTGTCGCAGTTCCTGGCCTCTGACGTGGTCGTGATTGGCGCTCCGCTGTACAACTTCGCGATCCCGACCCAGCTCAAGTCCTGGATTGACCGGGTCGCGCAAGTCGGCCGCACCTTCAGCTACACGGAAAAAGGCCCCGTGGGCCTGGCCGGCGGCAAGACCGTGATCATTGCCTCTACCCGCGGCGGTGTGTATTCAACGAGCGAAGCGATGCGTGCCCTGGAACACCAGGAAAGCTACCTGCAGACCATCTTTGGCTTCTTCGGCATCACCGACGTACGCTTTGTGCGCGCCGAAGGTCTGGCCATGGGTGAAGGGGCCAAGGCCGCAGCGCTGGCAGCGGCTGAAGTTGAAATCAAGGCACAAACCACGGTAGCAGCCAACCAGCCCCTGGCCGCATTGGCCGCCTGA
- a CDS encoding NADPH-dependent FMN reductase produces MAQYTIAVVVGSLRKDSFNKKLAKALEKLFPAEFSFTHLRIDDLPLYNQDDDGNPSEQVKRIKGEIAAAQGLLFVTPEYNRSLPGVLKNAIDHASRPYGQNAWASKPAGVIGISVGALGTALAQQHLRNILAYLDVPVLGQPEAFVQAKEGVFNADGSAGDGIKKFLQGWVDQYVAWVKTHVG; encoded by the coding sequence ATGGCCCAATACACCATTGCTGTCGTCGTCGGCAGTCTTCGCAAGGATTCTTTCAACAAGAAACTCGCCAAGGCGCTGGAAAAGCTGTTTCCGGCCGAGTTCAGCTTTACCCATCTGCGCATTGACGATTTGCCGTTGTACAACCAGGACGACGACGGCAACCCGTCCGAACAGGTCAAGCGCATCAAGGGCGAGATCGCCGCGGCGCAGGGCTTGTTGTTTGTCACGCCCGAGTACAACCGCTCACTGCCCGGCGTGTTGAAAAACGCCATTGATCACGCTTCGCGGCCCTACGGCCAGAACGCATGGGCGAGCAAGCCCGCGGGTGTGATCGGAATCTCCGTCGGCGCCCTTGGCACGGCACTGGCACAGCAGCATTTGCGCAACATCCTGGCTTACCTCGATGTGCCGGTACTGGGCCAGCCCGAGGCGTTCGTTCAGGCCAAAGAGGGGGTTTTCAATGCGGACGGCAGCGCTGGGGATGGCATCAAGAAGTTTTTGCAGGGCTGGGTGGACCAGTATGTGGCCTGGGTGAAAACGCACGTGGGTTAA